A DNA window from Heliomicrobium undosum contains the following coding sequences:
- a CDS encoding amino acid-binding protein yields the protein MKVQQISVFLENKSGRLAMLTKVLAQEKINIRALSIADTTDFGILRLIVDQPDAAYLMLKRAGFTVSETAVIAVEIPDHPGGLAEILDILAGAEINIEYCYALPQKSNDKALVVFRVERLDEAIRVLLEKGIGVLKEDSVYGI from the coding sequence ATGAAGGTGCAACAAATCTCCGTCTTTCTGGAGAACAAATCGGGTCGCCTCGCCATGCTGACAAAGGTGCTGGCCCAAGAAAAGATCAACATCCGGGCGCTCTCCATCGCCGATACAACCGACTTTGGCATCCTCCGACTCATCGTCGACCAGCCTGACGCCGCCTATCTGATGCTCAAACGGGCCGGCTTCACCGTCAGCGAAACGGCCGTCATCGCCGTGGAGATCCCTGATCATCCCGGGGGCCTCGCCGAGATCCTGGACATCCTCGCTGGCGCCGAGATCAACATCGAATACTGCTATGCGCTGCCCCAGAAGAGCAATGACAAAGCCCTCGTCGTCTTCCGCGTCGAGCGGTTGGACGAAGCCATCCGCGTGCTCCTGGAAAAGGGCATTGGCGTGCTGAAGGAAGACTCCGTATACGGAATCTAA